The genomic region GTAGACAGGGGCGGCGGCGTGTACCACAGGGGCGGCGTGGTAGGCCACGGGAGCGGCGTGGACGACAGGGGCAGCGTGGTAGGCTACAGGGGCAACCACCTTGGCGACGGGGGCGAGGATCTTAGCGGCGTGGGCGAGGGGCTCTCTGTGCACGACGGCGTTGAATCCGTTGTGGTCGTCAGCGGTGTACTCAACAGTGCGCTTGGTGCCGTCGGGGTCGACCACGGAGTAGGAGCCCTGGACAACGTCTCCGTCGCGGCTCTCGTGCTGGGACTTGGAGTCACCGGTGAGACCGTCCTGCACGTCGTACGCGAAGCTGTACTTGGGGTGGGCGTACTCTTCGACGGCGACCTTGGCGACGGGTGCCAGCACCTCAGCGACGGGTGCGGCGTACGCTACCGGGGCGGCGTGTACAACGTGCGCGGCTGGGGCAGCGTACGTGACGTGGGCGGTGGGCAGGAGCCCTGCGCTGGCCGCAGCCACCAAGCAAGCGAACACTACGaactgaaaacataaaaatattgtaagtcaAAGAGCGGTAAAACGAGTACGTATATAAGCTGTTCGTCTGTATTATGGGAGCCCGATCCCCTTAtctctataataaaatatttttaccttgaATGCCATTGTAGTAATTGTGTATCAAATGAGTTCTAATGAACGTTTGATATTCGAACTGAATCAATCGCGCATATATACGCGTATGAAATAAGCCCCAGGCGTAAACTGCATCAAGTTGTAACTCGTACTACAAGGACTACTTGACTACTCAGTTACGCGGAAAGTAATCacttttactgtttttatcCAGATATTTATTCCCATTTGATACGATGAAATAGGAAACGTAAATTTTTGATCAAGTAACTTCTGTTCGTCTACGGCTATTGTTGCAAGCCACCAGATTACAAGAAAAGTTTATCTAGGAGTGAAATGGATAATCGATTTATCTAGTTTTGGGCTAGTCAGAAGTgatttgacaatatttttcaaaatattgctCATGTCTTAATGCTCATATCTTAATAACCGACTAGCGGTCTAAATATCATctgccataaatatttttggcataCCTATTTATCAACTGGTCTCACACAAATAACATCGTTTACTCCTTAAAAGTATATAAGGTATATTATTGTATGTCGTGTAGGAActtctcaaaattatttgagaaaaaaatgtttttttgggcTGCATGGATAACTGAGACCGGCACACAGGCGTACAGGCTGTACATGTATATgttgtgtgttccacgaatgaTTGTTGTGAGCATTCAATCGATTTCTCTAATTGTTACTTTCGTTCAATTTCACCATATTAATCAACTAACACACACGCATTATTTTCTTCCGGCCTTCTCTATCTATAACATGTGTCCACTTTAAAGGTCAAAGACAAATACACAAGAACATTGACATTAATCAGATCTATTTGCGTGGTAGTCCTTGTAACATAACAAGTGTACATTGTGTACATTCATCTCTCATGTCATTGGTCGTCGGGGTGGGTGTCGGCGCCAAGCCTAAGGCGATATTTTGGCCATATAAAATAGATGAACATGATATCAATTCATATCATACGGTCTTTGGATCTTATTAGATACACTTCCAGCAATGGCATTCAAGGTAGATATTAATGAATTTGTTTGTTCATAACGCCTGATTAATTTAAAGTCGAGGAAGCATTGATAGTTTAGTTTGCATGACTTATAAGGcactttattaattaacttaaactgACACAATATCAGCTGTACACAATATAAACATTACAGGAAATGATTCAGATACTTGTCCACATCTGATACattcaataaattcattattgaTTGATATagaaatgatatatttttatcagtttttagCTTGTCAATGCTAATGACcaatattttcctattttcaGTTCGTAGTGTTCGCTTGCTTGGTGGCAGCGGCCAGCGCAGGACTCCTGCCCGCCCACGTCACGTACGCCGCCCCAGCCGCGCACGTTGTACACGCCGCCCCGGTAGCGTACGCCGCACCCGTCGCTAAGGTGCTGGCGCCCGTCGCCAAGGTTGCCGTCGAGGAGTACGCGCACCCCAAGTACAGCTTCGCTTACGACGTGCAGGACGGTCTCACCGGAGACTCCAAGTCCCAGCACGAGAGCCGCGACGGAGACGTTGTCCAGGGCTCCTACTCCGTGGTCGACCCCGACGGCACCAAGCGCACTGTTGAGTACACCGCTGACGACCACAACGGATTCAACGCCGTCGTGCACAGAGAGCCCCTCGCTCATGCCGCTAAGATCGTCGCCCCCGTCGCCAAGGTGGTCGCCCCTGTAGCCTACCACGCTGCCCCTGTCGTCCACGCCGCTCCCGTGGCCTACCACGCCGCCCCTGTCTACCACGCCGCCCCTGTCGCCTACTCCGCTCCCATCTACCACCATTAAAATGGCCGTAGAGTTATCAAACACCAAATTAGAACTgatgaaataagtaaataaattataattatagattgatatttgcatattttcttTCATGAGATAACGGATTGGAGGTACTCAAATGTCCACACGAAAGAGATCGTCTATGGTTATTGTCATTTGTGTATTTTAGAAGAAGAATTTACAAGAAATCTACAATGGATTTGAagcaataattaagaaattagaaaCAGTGATCAATCACGAAAGGCAGGGCCTTCGTGAAGAGAACAGTGaccgtaatatttttttattatttcataatagttGGCCGAAAGTCAAGACCGCGTTCGAATTTTCCGCCATTGACAAATTATACCTCATTTCCAATTGCGTGCACATCCATAGTGATGCGCACACATAATACAAAGCGCGAACTTGAGGCGGTGTCACAACCCGCAGCCGGTATATATACCCCGCCGGAGACAAAGGGAGCATAGTCGCTCATCTCTTCACTCCACAACTCCAACTCACCAACAA from Trichoplusia ni isolate ovarian cell line Hi5 chromosome 12, tn1, whole genome shotgun sequence harbors:
- the LOC113499642 gene encoding larval cuticle protein A3A-like → MAFKFVVFACLVAAASAGLLPTAHVTYAAPAAHVVHAAPVAYAAPVAEVLAPVAKVAVEEYAHPKYSFAYDVQDGLTGDSKSQHESRDGDVVQGSYSVVDPDGTKRTVEYTADDHNGFNAVVHREPLAHAAKILAPVAKVVAPVAYHAAPVVHAAPVAYHAAPVVHAAAPVYHAAPVAYSAPIYHH
- the LOC113499643 gene encoding larval cuticle protein A2B-like, with protein sequence MAFKFVVFACLVAAASAGLLPAHVTYAAPAAHVVHAAPVAYAAPVAKVLAPVAKVAVEEYAHPKYSFAYDVQDGLTGDSKSQHESRDGDVVQGSYSVVDPDGTKRTVEYTADDHNGFNAVVHREPLAHAAKIVAPVAKVVAPVAYHAAPVVHAAPVAYHAAPVYHAAPVAYSAPIYHH